A region from the Campylobacter blaseri genome encodes:
- a CDS encoding phosphonate transporter, protein MKKLLSTIFVSSMVGLTSLIAADAPVIPSDPLKADYAIFDYVFAGVIGVAFIFMVARRVKGFIR, encoded by the coding sequence ATGAAAAAGTTACTTTCAACTATTTTCGTTAGCTCTATGGTTGGATTAACTAGTTTAATTGCTGCAGACGCTCCAGTTATTCCTAGTGACCCTTTAAAAGCAGATTATGCAATCTTTGATTACGTTTTTGCTGGCGTTATTGGTGTTGCTTTTATCTTTATGGTTGCCCGTAGAGTTAAAGGCTTTATTAGATAG